aagtaaaatataaacatgatacCGTAACAAAGTAAAGCACCACACCAGGTTGACACATGATTCAGTGGCACCAAGTCCACCATTAAAAATTTCTCTCAGCTACAAGTACATGAAATAATAACCGTTTTCTGCACTTGTACTTATTATACTTACTTGCTATTCTCATGAGCTACACCAGCAATCTGGGTGTTCGTTTGTCCTAGCAAGCTGCTTATGGAACGCGCTTTTACAACGCCCAGCTTCATCCTCTTCTTCGTGATTATCTCCGGcttcttctcctcctcctcctccccaAAGGGCTCAGCAACACTCGCATTTTGTTTCTctagagaagaagaagaagaagaagaagaagaatggtggtggtggtgtatGTGCACCTTCTTTGGTGCAGTTGATGCAATGGAACGGCTTCTAACACTTGTCATGCTTCTGAGTCTTCCCTTCCCCAAGTGATGCTCACACAGCGAGTAACCAACCAGAGTTTGCTGACAGCACCTCCATCCCCTCCCATTCACACGACTGCACCTAGAACCTTCCATGAGTGCACTACCCCTTACCCTCTTCTTACTCACATTCATGTTTACATCATCCACTTTCGTTTCTTctcccttttcttcttcatcttcctcttccgTGCTATCCTCGTTCCGGGAGGAACACTTCTTGTTCATCTTCGTCTTCATCTTCGCCTTCGTCTTCTTGCTATGGGTGGCAGCAGTATTATTCTCCTCGAATGCCCCTCTCCTTTTCTTCAGCGGAATAGCTTTCTCTTCCTCGTACCATCTGTCTGCAACGCATGAATAACACAACACGGTGAACACCTTTTCTTCGGTGGAACAACTTTCACATTGACATGCATTCGGTGTTAGCCATTTACCTTGAGTAGAAGAAGGGCTTAACGGTGACAACACCCCTGCTAGAGTTTCCAAACCCAAGTTGCGTCCTTTCCTAGAAACAAAGCAGACCCACAACCATAACATATGCATAGATGAACGTGAACACATAAAATTTACGGTAAAAGGAGGATGGAAGATGAAGTGAAAATAATAGTGCAATGCTTCGAAAGAAGAAAACACAGTGTAGTTGGGGACCAGCATTCGGTGGTGGCTACTTGTGCACCTCTAGTGCAAATGGTAGATGTCCAATTTTGAGAAAAGAAACAAGGACTTTGGTTAGATATGTGGGAGAGCATATATGGTGGCTACACAAAACTCTTAATTAAAATCACTTCAACAGTATTTTCCACTgatgtatacatttttttttatataaataataataatattttctttttccatgcTAGTTAAAAACTTCAAATCTAGATATGGGTCTCGGatttttttcaccttttttaaCTACGAGACTTCATGAAAGAACAAGAGAGGGGGAAAACGATTTCTCTTTTTTGGTTCTTAATTTTACCTGGTATGATTACCCTTCTCTCCGGAGTCTTCTCCACTTTCTTCCCTTCCAACAACAACCTCATCCTGCAAcaccaacaaaacaaaaatatacataGGATCTTGTTCTTGTCCCAAGCGTGCCCCTTTCTGGGTGTgccaaaaacaaatttattaattttgaaaaatgaataaataacgAATTTGAGACCAACGGGTAACCACTTGCGAGAGATTGGAAAAAAGTGCACTTGTAAAAGCCCACATCATGAAAATTCGAAAAAACAAAACGGAAATagtgaaccaatttttttttttagaaaaaagggGAAACGGAAATTAAACAAttagtgtttgtgtgtgtttttacTTACCAAAGGGTCTTGCTTGTTGTGCTGTCTGTGTGCCCCACTTTCACCGATGCCGGAGGGATCATCCCAGCCGTTGCTATGCTTCCCGATCGAAGGTAGAGACTGATCAGATGGCTGGCAACGATCCAAGCTCCACGAAGCAGCATGGCGATGGAGCACTgcagaagaaggagaagaagaacgTTTCGCTGCCGTGGAAGCAGCCTCGCTTAGTTGCACCACCACCGGCGACCGGCTGATCAGGTGTGGATCTGACAGAGGCAACGGCGATACCGACGACGGGAAAAGCACCGGCCTTTTCCGGATCCTCATCAGTGCAAAACAGAAACCCACCAGAAGATTCACTCACCCAAAACCGATCTTGAAGTTTCAGATTTCAAACAAAACCAgatacaaagaaagaaagataaagaagGGTATCCATAAACCAATCTATAGCTACTGCATCTACATGCCCCTTCAAacaccaagaaaaaaaattatgcttttatcaactcttttttctctctctctctctctttctatctctcaCCCTTCACACACAAACGCATACctacactctctctctctctctatctatctatctttcTCCATATATATTGCTTCCATGAGTTATTATTCTCTCTCTAACTTTTATTTGTTGCACCACAGAAAGGGAGTTGTATGGGTGAGGGACGGCACGTGCGACGGAGTGTTTGGGAGGAGGGGGCACGTGTGAGAGTGGCACCGGGTGGGACAGTAGCcggtggaagagagagaaagagaaagggaCAGAGTACGACGAGGAAATGAGAGTGGAAGAAAGCGttaccaattaaaaaaaaaaagggaaaaagaagaaaaaaaattgataagagAAGAAGGGAGTGGGTGGTGGCGTTATCGTTTATACTTTTAAGATGGGAGCCGGTGGGGCCCGCAACCCCGACCCTCCTTAACCGTAACATTAACCTTCTTCACCTTTCTTCCtgtcttgttcttcttcttcttccttgttCATTTTCACCGTTTATTCAAGTGTTCATATCAcagaaaattgttgttttgcaaaaagaaattttcttttggaaattATGAATATGTTCTCGTTTATTTGGCTGCTTTAAAACTGCAAAGAATATCGACTTTACGTCTGATGCTAAGATCAGATTTAGAACCTTTTTGTATCAGCACTCCTTCAAATATACCCTCAGGACTAACAACACTCACAAAAATTCATACAGGATCTTCCGGGTTCagattatttttcctttttaattctattataaaagttcatataaaaaaaaaaaacagattagATACTgtcttaatataattaaacatgaATCTTAGTTATTATAAGCAGAATCTTGAGATATAGTCTTATTTTCTCACTTCTTTATTTGCTTCCCTTCCTTAACAAGCATTTCAAATGCTACCAAAATACATTTTAGATAGattctttattattaatgaaaagttatggaaaactataattaaaacaACAGGTGAAGTTCA
The sequence above is drawn from the Vigna radiata var. radiata cultivar VC1973A chromosome 3, Vradiata_ver6, whole genome shotgun sequence genome and encodes:
- the LOC106756813 gene encoding uncharacterized protein LOC106756813, whose protein sequence is MRIRKRPVLFPSSVSPLPLSDPHLISRSPVVVQLSEAASTAAKRSSSPSSAVLHRHAASWSLDRCQPSDQSLPSIGKHSNGWDDPSGIGESGAHRQHNKQDPLDEVVVGREESGEDSGEKGNHTRKGRNLGLETLAGVLSPLSPSSTQDRWYEEEKAIPLKKRRGAFEENNTAATHSKKTKAKMKTKMNKKCSSRNEDSTEEEDEEEKGEETKVDDVNMNVSKKRVRGSALMEGSRCSRVNGRGWRCCQQTLVGYSLCEHHLGKGRLRSMTSVRSRSIASTAPKKVHIHHHHHSSSSSSSSSLEKQNASVAEPFGEEEEEKKPEIITKKRMKLGVVKARSISSLLGQTNTQIAGVAHENSK